The following are from one region of the Stanieria cyanosphaera PCC 7437 genome:
- a CDS encoding GAF domain-containing sensor histidine kinase, whose amino-acid sequence MPHLAESYQIKEQIIQVILTDSNSQTILSHIAGQIGNFFQVDGCAVIYTPSTSANNSQIGIWSGQNFTLDCQAILDFYQQFEHRDSDRDQGMEVSCTHNPLSSCGLHLFKDSLKKSFASADLSKESLSWLTIEEREKFPIQALLGMVINDRVKGAILLFKSQPYQWNSSEHLLLQSVSESVVIAFSQIQLQQQAQLKTRYQTLLNHLSREMSQISDLNSLLNLTLAEIGKALGVDRGLIFMLKYKDPLLAQKNRHRLKATVQLNYHWLQQPSSDRHKLNYSFNLTDSAWLERAIQQAPQPLAISDHAVFPDFSDPNLPEFFRAENSSSLLIMPLMGSVTSESQSSLVLGFLVLQQNQPRLWLSDELDLINWIAIQISTSLIHQQTLTQVQSIVEERTAQLKWSLDVQAKLSEKMRQQIDQLRQLNELKDDFLSSMSHELKTPLTSMKIAIKMLRQPQLSEELREKYLNILEQEWHREYNLIKDLLTLQQVESGEFSFHPQELNLNQIIGELAEAFTKKWQFDKGLTLKTNLSDSELKFYTDSESLQHILTELLLNAGKYSDPDTTIDLQAECHPTLQGQTMTIVIVNRGAGITPEELPHIFDKFRRGKGVTNRAVPGTGLGLALVKYLVEHLNGSIEVTSEPVEHSTVFLTTFTIKLPQLQIV is encoded by the coding sequence ATGCCACATTTAGCAGAATCATATCAGATTAAAGAACAAATAATTCAGGTCATCTTGACTGACTCCAATTCCCAAACTATCTTGTCTCATATAGCCGGTCAGATAGGTAACTTTTTTCAGGTTGATGGTTGTGCTGTCATTTACACCCCTAGTACTTCGGCTAATAACAGTCAAATAGGTATTTGGTCTGGACAAAATTTCACGCTTGATTGCCAAGCAATATTAGATTTTTATCAGCAGTTTGAGCATCGAGATTCTGATCGTGATCAAGGCATGGAAGTTTCTTGTACACACAACCCTTTATCTAGCTGTGGACTCCATCTATTCAAAGACAGTTTAAAGAAGTCTTTTGCGAGCGCAGATTTAAGTAAAGAATCTCTCAGTTGGTTAACAATTGAAGAGCGAGAAAAGTTTCCCATTCAAGCTTTATTAGGCATGGTTATTAACGACCGCGTCAAGGGAGCAATTTTACTATTTAAATCTCAGCCCTATCAATGGAATAGTTCCGAACACTTATTATTGCAATCAGTTTCAGAATCCGTGGTAATTGCTTTTTCTCAAATTCAACTACAACAACAAGCACAACTGAAAACTAGATATCAAACTCTCCTCAACCACCTCAGCAGAGAAATGAGTCAAATATCAGATTTAAATTCTTTGCTGAATTTAACTTTGGCAGAAATTGGCAAAGCTCTTGGGGTAGATCGTGGTCTAATTTTCATGCTTAAATACAAAGACCCACTCTTGGCACAAAAAAACCGTCATCGACTTAAAGCTACCGTACAATTGAATTATCATTGGTTGCAACAACCATCAAGCGATCGCCATAAGCTTAATTATTCTTTTAACTTAACTGATTCTGCTTGGCTTGAACGAGCAATTCAACAAGCACCTCAACCATTAGCAATTTCGGATCATGCCGTTTTTCCAGATTTTAGCGACCCTAATTTACCCGAATTTTTTAGAGCCGAGAATTCGTCTTCCTTGTTAATTATGCCTCTAATGGGAAGTGTAACTAGCGAATCTCAATCTTCTTTAGTCTTAGGATTTTTAGTATTACAACAAAATCAACCCAGATTGTGGTTGAGCGATGAATTAGATTTAATTAACTGGATTGCTATTCAAATTAGCACTTCTTTGATTCATCAACAAACCTTAACTCAAGTACAGTCAATTGTTGAAGAAAGAACGGCTCAACTGAAATGGAGTTTGGATGTTCAAGCGAAATTATCCGAAAAAATGCGCCAGCAAATTGACCAATTACGGCAATTAAACGAGCTTAAAGATGATTTTCTTAGTAGCATGAGTCATGAGTTAAAAACTCCTTTAACAAGCATGAAGATTGCCATTAAGATGTTACGTCAACCTCAATTATCTGAAGAACTGCGAGAAAAATATTTAAATATTCTTGAACAGGAATGGCATCGGGAATATAACTTAATTAAAGATTTGTTAACTCTACAACAAGTAGAATCAGGCGAATTTAGTTTCCATCCTCAAGAATTAAATTTAAACCAAATTATTGGTGAATTGGCTGAAGCTTTTACTAAAAAATGGCAGTTTGATAAAGGATTAACCCTCAAAACTAATTTGTCTGACTCAGAACTTAAATTTTATACTGATTCTGAAAGTTTACAGCATATTTTAACGGAATTACTATTAAACGCTGGTAAATATTCTGATCCAGATACTACTATCGATTTGCAAGCAGAATGTCATCCGACTTTGCAAGGACAAACCATGACTATTGTAATTGTCAATCGTGGTGCTGGTATTACACCAGAAGAATTACCTCATATTTTTGATAAGTTTCGTCGAGGCAAAGGAGTTACGAATCGTGCCGTACCTGGTACTGGTTTAGGTTTGGCTTTGGTAAAATATTTAGTCGAGCATCTCAACGGCTCAATTGAGGTTACTAGTGAACCAGTGGAGCATTCTACCGTGTTTTTAACTACTTTTACGATTAAATTACCTCAGTTGCAAATAGTTTAA
- a CDS encoding Tex family protein: MIDIEQIISTEYSLPRQNVSNALALWQEGATIPFIARYRKEKTGSLDEVQLRNIFERYTYLTELEQRKQTILDAIASQNKLTESLHNQINTCLNKTELEDLYLPYKPKRRTKATIAKEKGLEPLALLIQSYNQPKTSPNLSLTQAATQYVDESKGVKTEEEALSGAADILAELVAEKAEIRAYLRDYLLKQGVFVARIKDEHPEGSTKYEMYRNYQCSLSKIPPHNILALYRGEAEGILTVEIAFEEAEVLNYLESQEINTKVVEIRDFYRKMLKDSFNRLIKPALIREVRADRKQYADNESIKTFEANLRNLLLAPPAGMKPTMAIDPGFRTGCKVAILDQTGQFLEYQAIFPHSGDQKRQQAAKIIISLINKYQIELIAIGNGTASRESDQFISEIFQDLKSKPIKVIVNESGASVYSASEVARAEFPDLDVTVRGAISIGRRLQDPLAELVKIDPKSIGVGQYQHDVDQKLLQTKLAETVESCVNYVGVDLNTASKELLVFVSGITPTIANNIVSYRNQKGKFNNRRELLKIPKLGAKTFEQAAGFLRIRDGDFPLDNTAVHPESYPLVKKLLTALNIPLEQINQAGNRLNNLNLNQFITDTIGLPTLQDAIAELKKPGRDPREQFQYATFRAEITEITHLKPGMILEGIVTNVVNFGAFVDLGVHQDGLVHISELAARFVSDPNEIIKVGQVVKVKVLDVNEKLKRIALSIKAVTNLN, translated from the coding sequence ATGATTGACATCGAACAAATTATCTCTACAGAATATTCTTTACCTCGACAAAATGTTAGTAATGCTTTAGCTTTATGGCAAGAAGGAGCAACTATTCCGTTTATTGCTCGTTATCGTAAAGAAAAAACTGGTTCATTAGATGAAGTGCAACTGAGAAATATTTTTGAACGCTATACTTATTTAACCGAATTAGAGCAACGCAAACAAACTATTTTAGATGCGATCGCTTCTCAAAATAAATTAACAGAATCTCTCCACAATCAAATTAATACTTGTCTCAATAAAACTGAATTAGAAGACCTTTATTTACCTTATAAACCAAAGCGAAGAACTAAGGCTACTATTGCTAAAGAAAAAGGATTAGAACCTTTAGCTCTATTAATTCAATCTTATAATCAACCCAAAACTTCTCCTAATCTATCTTTAACTCAAGCAGCAACTCAATATGTTGATGAGTCTAAAGGCGTAAAAACCGAGGAAGAAGCCTTAAGTGGAGCAGCAGATATTTTAGCGGAATTAGTAGCAGAAAAAGCAGAAATTAGAGCTTATTTACGTGATTATTTGCTCAAACAAGGTGTTTTTGTGGCTCGGATCAAAGATGAGCATCCCGAAGGCAGTACTAAATACGAAATGTATCGCAACTATCAATGCAGCCTCAGCAAAATTCCCCCTCACAATATTTTGGCTTTGTATCGAGGAGAAGCAGAAGGCATTTTAACAGTAGAAATTGCTTTTGAAGAAGCAGAAGTATTAAATTATTTAGAATCACAAGAAATTAACACTAAAGTAGTAGAAATTCGCGATTTTTATCGTAAAATGCTCAAAGATTCTTTTAATCGTTTGATTAAACCTGCTTTAATTAGAGAAGTAAGAGCGGATCGCAAACAATACGCTGACAACGAATCAATTAAAACCTTTGAAGCCAATTTACGCAACTTATTGTTAGCACCTCCCGCAGGAATGAAACCAACTATGGCTATAGATCCTGGGTTTCGGACTGGTTGTAAAGTAGCAATTCTCGATCAAACAGGGCAATTTCTGGAATATCAAGCCATTTTTCCCCATTCTGGTGACCAAAAACGACAACAAGCTGCCAAAATAATCATCAGTTTAATTAACAAATATCAGATAGAATTAATTGCGATCGGTAATGGTACTGCTTCGCGAGAAAGCGATCAGTTTATTTCAGAAATTTTTCAAGATTTAAAGTCTAAACCTATTAAAGTAATTGTTAATGAATCTGGTGCTTCTGTTTATTCTGCTAGTGAAGTAGCACGCGCTGAATTTCCCGATTTAGATGTTACTGTTAGGGGAGCAATTAGTATAGGCAGAAGATTACAAGATCCTTTAGCAGAGTTAGTTAAAATTGATCCCAAATCAATTGGAGTGGGACAATATCAACACGATGTCGATCAAAAATTACTTCAAACTAAATTAGCCGAAACTGTAGAAAGTTGTGTTAATTATGTAGGAGTAGATTTAAATACTGCCTCTAAAGAATTACTAGTGTTTGTTTCAGGAATTACCCCAACAATTGCCAATAATATTGTTAGCTATCGCAATCAAAAAGGTAAGTTTAATAATCGACGAGAGCTACTAAAAATTCCTAAACTGGGAGCAAAAACTTTTGAACAAGCAGCAGGTTTCTTACGCATCCGCGATGGTGATTTTCCTTTAGATAATACAGCCGTTCATCCTGAAAGTTATCCCTTAGTTAAAAAACTACTGACTGCTTTAAACATTCCTTTAGAACAAATCAATCAAGCTGGTAATCGCCTCAATAACCTTAATCTTAATCAATTTATTACTGATACAATTGGTTTACCTACTTTACAAGATGCGATCGCAGAATTAAAAAAACCTGGTAGAGATCCTAGAGAACAATTTCAATACGCAACTTTTAGAGCAGAAATTACAGAAATTACCCATCTTAAACCAGGAATGATTTTAGAAGGTATAGTCACTAATGTAGTGAATTTTGGAGCTTTTGTCGATCTTGGTGTGCATCAAGATGGATTGGTACATATTTCTGAATTAGCGGCTCGATTTGTCTCAGATCCTAATGAAATTATTAAAGTTGGTCAGGTAGTTAAGGTCAAAGTTTTAGATGTTAACGAAAAATTAAAAAGAATTGCTTTATCAATCAAAGCTGTTACAAATCTCAATTAA
- a CDS encoding ABC1 kinase family protein, with product MLKKTNLPQSSKANYRYSPFTRQLMIFQVAIRLLLFLWQDRLTGNNSSRQRHRRAKWLVKKLLILGPTFIKIGQALSTRADLIPLEYVQELSLLQDRVPPFSSELAVAVIEAELGKPLYTLFRDFESIPLAAASLGQVHKARLHTGEDVVVKIQRPGLEALFNLDFELLHRLVRLGNRFLPKLRKYNLEAIYQEFFELLYQEIDYIHEGKNADRFRENFRTYNRVLVPQVYWEYTTKKVLTLEYVPGIKIDDRPTLEASQINTKDVIQLGITCYLKQLLEDGFFQSDPHPGNMAVSRRGEIIFYDFGTMAEVKAIAQDQMVKTFFAVLKKDTDEVIQTLIYMGLIEPVADMTPIKRMVNFLLEEFRDKPIDVRAFEQLSGEIYLMFEQQPFRLPPQMTFIIKSLTTLDGIARALDPQYNLLAAAQPFLKNIAFTQQQGNLLGTLAKQTKNFIQYKLNQPSRTELSINRLESRLELGELQVRVRSLESERALKKIQLGIKSLIYTCLAGFTLIAAAILLVGTYKQVALILFGLSGLWFLLLLKSLINLAFQEKVDKIIQK from the coding sequence ATGCTTAAAAAGACCAACCTGCCTCAGTCATCTAAGGCTAATTATCGCTATTCACCATTTACTCGCCAGTTAATGATCTTTCAGGTTGCTATCAGATTACTTTTGTTTTTGTGGCAAGATCGATTAACTGGAAATAATTCTAGTCGACAAAGACATCGAAGAGCGAAATGGTTGGTTAAAAAATTGCTGATTTTAGGGCCAACTTTTATTAAAATTGGACAGGCTTTATCAACTCGTGCTGATCTGATTCCTTTAGAATATGTGCAGGAATTAAGTTTATTACAAGACCGAGTTCCGCCTTTTAGTTCAGAGTTAGCAGTAGCAGTAATTGAAGCAGAATTAGGGAAACCTTTATATACTTTATTTAGGGATTTTGAATCAATTCCTTTGGCTGCTGCTTCTTTAGGACAAGTACATAAAGCAAGATTGCATACAGGCGAAGATGTCGTTGTTAAAATTCAACGTCCTGGTTTAGAAGCATTATTTAATCTTGATTTTGAACTTTTACATCGTTTAGTTAGATTGGGTAATCGATTTTTGCCTAAGCTAAGAAAGTATAATTTGGAAGCAATTTATCAAGAGTTTTTTGAGCTTTTATACCAAGAAATAGATTATATTCACGAAGGAAAAAATGCCGACCGCTTTCGAGAAAATTTTAGAACTTATAATCGTGTTTTAGTACCTCAAGTTTATTGGGAATATACAACTAAAAAAGTTTTAACTCTTGAATATGTTCCAGGAATCAAAATAGACGATCGCCCTACTTTAGAAGCAAGTCAAATAAATACAAAAGACGTAATTCAATTAGGTATTACTTGTTATCTTAAACAACTATTAGAAGATGGCTTTTTTCAATCGGATCCCCATCCAGGAAATATGGCAGTAAGTCGCAGGGGAGAAATTATTTTTTATGATTTTGGCACGATGGCAGAAGTTAAAGCGATCGCACAAGATCAAATGGTAAAAACTTTTTTTGCTGTTTTAAAAAAGGATACTGATGAAGTAATTCAAACTTTAATTTATATGGGGTTAATTGAACCAGTTGCAGACATGACTCCAATAAAAAGAATGGTTAATTTTTTATTAGAAGAATTTCGAGATAAACCAATTGATGTAAGAGCATTTGAACAGTTAAGTGGTGAAATTTATTTAATGTTTGAACAGCAGCCATTTCGTTTACCACCACAAATGACTTTTATTATCAAATCTTTAACTACTTTGGATGGGATCGCTCGCGCTCTCGATCCTCAATATAATCTTTTAGCAGCAGCACAACCTTTTCTCAAAAATATTGCTTTTACTCAACAACAGGGAAATTTATTAGGAACTTTAGCTAAGCAAACTAAGAATTTTATTCAATATAAATTAAATCAACCAAGTCGTACTGAGTTATCAATTAATCGTTTGGAATCTCGTTTAGAATTAGGAGAATTGCAAGTCCGTGTTCGTTCTTTAGAAAGCGAGCGTGCTTTAAAAAAAATTCAGTTAGGAATTAAAAGTTTAATTTATACTTGTTTAGCAGGTTTCACTTTAATTGCAGCAGCAATTTTGTTGGTTGGTACTTATAAACAAGTTGCTTTAATTTTGTTTGGTTTGTCAGGTTTGTGGTTTTTATTATTATTAAAATCTTTAATTAATTTAGCTTTTCAAGAAAAAGTAGATAAAATTATTCAAAAATAA
- a CDS encoding ShlB/FhaC/HecB family hemolysin secretion/activation protein: MTTTKIGWQRLTLFSKFQCVKLFSFWLSGLACLSHNLQPLKAEVNNLGKIPKQLQQPLNLPQNSESLLNVSPASSLLPTPPNIPQSIIVKKFKVIGSTVFTQQELAAATAFYQNRPLSLSELFQARSAITKLYSDRGYLNSGAYIPPQELQNGVVTIAIKEGELEGINVTGTKRLNPNYIVSRLQTAGQTPVKVEALLEALQMLRLNPLIKNISAELSAGVRPGTSLLEVQIEEADAFSVETTFDNARSPSVGTNRRQIGLTHKNLFGFGDQFSFGYTNTDGSDAIDLAYALPLNPKNGTLKLAYGNNSNNVIEKPFNPLDIESLSRYYELSWRQPLINRPNQELALGFSFSRQESETSLLDIPFALSRGADEAGKTKISALRLFQELVNRDEQQVFALSSQFSIGLDWFNATSNEDLQTYVAFDSNLGDVSSPDSTFFAWRGQSQWVRRLDEDFLLLLRGDLQLATTALVPLEQFRLGGVDSVRGYRQDLLLGDNGLFASAELRIPLFRVQKLDGIMQLTPFFDLGTVWNSDDVPIEQDFLSAVGIGLNFSAGNRLNARLDWGIPLVNLENSGNSLQENGVYFSINYNFL, encoded by the coding sequence ATGACTACAACCAAGATTGGCTGGCAACGGTTGACACTTTTTTCAAAATTTCAATGTGTTAAACTTTTCTCCTTTTGGTTGTCGGGTTTAGCTTGCTTAAGCCATAATCTTCAACCTCTTAAAGCAGAAGTTAATAATTTAGGCAAAATCCCCAAACAACTTCAACAGCCATTAAATCTACCTCAAAATTCAGAATCTCTCTTGAATGTTTCTCCTGCTTCATCTTTACTACCTACACCACCAAATATTCCCCAATCAATTATTGTCAAAAAATTTAAAGTCATTGGCAGTACAGTTTTTACTCAACAAGAATTAGCAGCAGCAACTGCATTTTATCAAAACCGTCCTTTAAGCTTATCCGAACTTTTTCAAGCTCGTTCTGCCATTACTAAATTATATAGCGATCGCGGTTATCTTAATTCTGGTGCTTATATTCCTCCTCAAGAACTTCAAAACGGAGTCGTTACCATTGCTATTAAAGAAGGAGAGTTAGAAGGAATTAATGTGACAGGGACTAAACGCCTCAATCCTAATTACATTGTTTCTCGTTTGCAAACTGCTGGTCAAACACCAGTTAAAGTAGAAGCTCTTTTAGAAGCATTACAAATGCTGCGCCTGAATCCTTTAATTAAAAATATTTCGGCAGAATTATCAGCAGGTGTTCGTCCTGGTACAAGTTTACTAGAAGTTCAGATCGAGGAAGCAGATGCTTTTAGTGTAGAAACAACCTTTGATAATGCTCGTAGTCCTAGCGTCGGCACAAATCGTCGTCAAATTGGTTTAACTCATAAGAATTTGTTTGGTTTTGGTGATCAATTTTCTTTTGGTTACACCAATACTGATGGTAGCGATGCAATTGATTTAGCTTATGCTCTACCACTCAACCCCAAAAATGGTACGCTCAAGTTGGCTTATGGTAATAACTCTAACAATGTCATTGAAAAACCTTTCAATCCTTTAGATATTGAATCCTTATCCCGTTATTATGAATTAAGTTGGCGACAGCCTTTGATTAATCGACCTAATCAAGAACTAGCTTTAGGTTTCTCTTTTTCTCGTCAAGAAAGCGAAACTTCTTTATTAGACATTCCCTTTGCGTTGTCTCGCGGTGCAGATGAAGCAGGAAAAACCAAGATCTCTGCGTTACGTTTGTTTCAAGAGTTGGTTAATCGAGACGAACAACAAGTTTTTGCGTTAAGTTCTCAATTTAGTATTGGATTAGATTGGTTTAATGCTACTTCTAATGAAGATCTTCAGACATATGTAGCATTTGACTCAAACTTAGGTGATGTTTCCTCTCCCGATAGTACCTTTTTTGCTTGGCGAGGACAATCTCAATGGGTGCGTCGTTTAGATGAAGATTTTCTTTTGTTACTACGAGGAGATCTGCAATTAGCCACCACTGCCTTAGTACCATTAGAACAATTTCGTTTGGGTGGAGTAGATAGTGTCCGTGGTTATCGTCAAGATTTATTGTTAGGAGATAACGGCCTATTTGCTTCGGCAGAACTAAGAATTCCACTCTTCCGTGTCCAAAAACTCGATGGAATCATGCAATTGACTCCCTTTTTCGATCTTGGTACAGTTTGGAATAGTGATGATGTTCCAATTGAGCAAGATTTTCTGTCTGCGGTAGGAATTGGTTTAAACTTTTCAGCAGGTAATCGTCTTAATGCTCGTCTCGACTGGGGTATCCCGTTGGTGAATTTAGAAAACTCAGGCAATTCTTTACAGGAAAACGGAGTTTATTTTTCAATCAATTATAATTTCCTTTAA